In one window of Helianthus annuus cultivar XRQ/B chromosome 17, HanXRQr2.0-SUNRISE, whole genome shotgun sequence DNA:
- the LOC110924259 gene encoding protein SOB FIVE-LIKE 3-like has translation MEFSKCIAAQECSSGESGWTMYIVSPMNETNHHHGHDESDGDYNNEDSDDSMVSDASSAPTHQAILHGMSKKRSGLRREFKHVVNQRKMEKKLYDRRKKAMKEEHKTFIDVKARKIS, from the coding sequence ATGGAGTTCTCTAAATGCATAGCGGCTCAAGAGTGTAGCAGCGGTGAATCAGGATGGACAATGTACATTGTTTCTCCTATGAATGAAACCAATCATCATCATGGCCATGATGAAAGTGATGGTGATTATAACAATGAAGATAGCGATGATTCAATGGTCTCAGATGCATCTTCAGCACCAACTCATCAAGCAATCTTGCATGGAATGTCCAAGAAACGAAGTGGTTTGCGCCGCGAATTTAAACATGTAGTGAATCAAAGGAAAATGGAGAAGAAGTTATATGATAGAAGGAAAAAAGCAATGAAAGAAGAACATAAGACATTTATTGATGTTAAGGCAAGGAAGATTAGTTAA
- the LOC110921952 gene encoding basic leucine zipper 43, with product MTPQISQFQYLAPESNSTPIITNFNIQAPISLTNFLTNIPDHYFNSHPSLLSNNSTSDEASEQQTNIISERKRRRMISNRESARRSRIRKQKQLDELFSQLDHLRTDNQSLMEQLNHLVESHERAVEENARLKEETTDIRQKLYEIQFENNSSSALLSSKLLEMLYNEL from the coding sequence ATGACTCCACAAATATCACAATTCCAATACTTGGCTCCTGAATCGAACTCGACCCCGATCATCACCAACTTCAACATCCAAGCTCCCATATCTCTAACCAATTTCTTAACCAACATCCCTGATCACTACTTCAATTCACACCCTTCACTTCTAAGCAACAACTCAACTTCTGATGAAGCCAGTGAGCAACAAACCAACATAATTAGTGAGCGGAAACGCAGAAGAATGATATCAAATAGAGAGTCTGCTAGAAGATCAAGAATAAGGAAACAAAAGCAACTCGATGAGCTTTTCTCGCAACTGGATCATCTTAGAACCGATAATCAGAGTCTCATGGAGCAGTTGAACCACTTGGTAGAGAGCCACGAACGAGCAGTGGAGGAAAATGCGCGATTAAAGGAAGAGACAACCGATATCAGGCAGAAGCTTTATGAAATCCAGTTTGAAAATAATTCATCTAGTGCTCTGTTGAGTTCTAAGTTGCTTGAAATGTTATATAATGAACTGTGA